A single Penaeus chinensis breed Huanghai No. 1 chromosome 42, ASM1920278v2, whole genome shotgun sequence DNA region contains:
- the LOC125048000 gene encoding uncharacterized protein LOC125048000: MGCASESGIRRILMMVILAVVTVSYADAGKRKCRYNGNKFNIGEEVLGLPDHCCSLTCASEGGKGSKPKQTRAILTLEFTSLDSCSCQSPSRSVLNLTAVLNPRQLKRWGSEGKLKPKPKSERRSKLGSNNKNKKKYKKDNNKRAKRKGERAKKRKGKCVFNDKKYKSNEIVEGVASRCFDLVCQAKRRKKKGSVEVVPRTDCTCSDDAGEGS; the protein is encoded by the exons ATGGGGTGTGCTAGTGAAAGCGGAATAAGGAGAATCCTGATGATGGTGATCTTGGCGGTGGTCACTGTGTCGTATG CCGATGCAGGAAAACGAAAGTGCAGATACAACGGAAATAAATTTAATATAGGAGAG GAAGTTCTTGGCCTCCCTGATCACTGCTGCTCCCTCACGTGCGCAtccgagggagggaaaggcagtaAACCGAAGCAGACGAGGGCCATTTTGACTCTCGAATTCACCAGCCTCGACTCCTGTAGCTGTCAGTCACCCTCTCGCTCTGTCCTCAACCTCACAGCTGTTCTGAACCCACGCCAACTCAAGCGCTGGGGTTCTGAAGGTAAGCTGAAACCGAAGCCGAAATCGGAACGCAGATCGAAACTCGGatcgaataacaaaaataagaaaaagtacaagaaagacaataacaagagggcgaagaggaagggagagagggcaaagaagaggaaaggaaagtgtgTCTTCAACGATAAGAAATACAAAAGTAATGAAATCGTGGAAGGAGTGGCCAGCCGGTGTTTCGACTTGGTGTGTCAGGCGAagcggaggaagaaaaaaggaagtgttGAAGTTGTTCCGAGGACTGATTGCACGTGTTCGGACGATGCGGGTGAGGGCAGCTGA
- the LOC125048005 gene encoding scoloptoxin SSD976-like codes for MKQLIWNQELADVAQAWCNTCPANHDCNDCRRAFSIDGFVGQNLYWNFAFLADQVWSPALKAFYDEVQFVPKTLVDKYLSIPTAGQIGHYTQMVWAETSEVGCGAVYHGPCAGSFPECKTYCCNYGPAGNILTRPIYETGPAASNCPNGKSEEYDGLCKP; via the exons ATGAAGCAGTTGATCTGGAACCAGGAGCTGGCCGACGTGGCGCAG GCTTGGTGTAATACCTGCCCCGCGAACCACGACTGCAATGACTGTCGGAGAGCGTTTAGCATAGACGGCTTCGTGGGACAAAACTTGTACTGGAATTTTGCGTTCCTGGCAGATCAG GTTTGGAGTCCAGCACTGAAGGCCTTCTACGATGAGGTGCAGTTCGTCCCCAAAACTCTGGTGGATAAATACCTGTCAATTCCCACGGCAGGACAGATTGGCCACTACACTCAG ATGGTTTGGGCTGAAACGAGCGAGGTGGGCTGTGGCGCCGTCTACCACGGTCCTTGCGCCGGCAGCTTCCCAGAGTGCAAGACGTATTGTTGCAATTACGGTCCTGCAGGAAATATTCTGACGAGGCCTATATACGAAACAGGTCCTGCGGCTTCAAACTGTCCAAATGGGAAGTCGGAGGAATATGATGGACTCTGTAAACCATAA